One Paramisgurnus dabryanus chromosome 10, PD_genome_1.1, whole genome shotgun sequence genomic region harbors:
- the LOC135718354 gene encoding uncharacterized protein, translated as MQKHSLENEERRRKAIHERQLRMADVPEPADVVPLRFKYPSGITRTRKFVLSESIQILFDFVGEDDDATEYFHIQDALSVTTLKSNMTGTLLGNNINGSRTLYIHWIQIDDLEFVPALDSNNQAESPSVSNQFFPMPATSFSLPSSPTFLPETDSSFFHEGTDLKTILNRLGEKTDHTSYPASNHINICRDYTGNVHNILKSTVQ; from the exons ATGCAGAAGCATTCTTTGGAAAATGAAGAAAGACGTAGAAAG GCTATACATGAGAGACAGTTGAGAATGGCTGATGTTCCTGAGCCAGCTGATGTTGTTCCACTCAGATTTAAGTACCCCAGTGGCATTACAAGAACAAGAAAATTTGTTCTGTCTGAATCCATTCAG ATATTATTTGATTTTGTCGGAGAAGATGATGATGCTACAGAGTATTTTCACATTCAAGATGCTCTGTCAGTAACAACTCTTAAAAGCAACATGACTGGAACACTTTTGGGGAACAATATCAATGGTTCAAGAACACTTTACATCCACTGGATTCAAATTGATGATTTGGAG TTTGTCCCAGCACTTGATTCCAACAATCAAGCTGAATCTCCCAGTGTCAGCAACCAGTTCTTTCCAATGCCAGCAACTTCTTTTTCTTTGCCATCATCACCTACTTTTTTACCAGAGACGGACAGCTCATTCTTTCATGAAGG GACTGACCTTAAAACCATCTTGAACAGACTTGGGGAAAAGACTGATCACACTTCGTACCCGGCCAGCAATCACATAAACATATGCAGGGACTACACTGGCAACGTCCATAACATACTAAAGAGTACAGTTCAGTAg
- the LOC135718353 gene encoding G2/M phase-specific E3 ubiquitin-protein ligase-like: MRVQAIPTPTVQAFKRRKFNPEARLDVIFVDSEQISEGSVDGGGPTREYLRLLMKAIQQSSIFEGPETDKTLALDSQALEGKLYTQIARMISVCAIHGGVAPNFFSERLFNQVCDKPTARATLDEVSDVTFKEKLLKIKEARTVEDAKAAIEEAEDSLAIVGSCRIITTLKQRDALVQSAVNFFVEGRLNVALQQFVEGFTTLGLLKEMRAHPDLFHSMFVKDVRPLKASDLSTLFQVSFSASGTHKRELENQTVCYWRDWLIDVEGTII, encoded by the exons atgagggtccaagcgattcccacccctacAGTTCAGGCCTTTAAGCGGCGAAAGTTTAATCCTGAGGCCAGATTGGATGTCATTTTTGTTGACAGTGAACAAATATCCGAAGGTTCAGTAGATGGTGGTGGACCCACTCGGGAGTATTTAAGATTGCTTATGAAAGCCATTCAACAGTCCAGCATATTTGAAGGACCAGAGACAGATAAGACACTGGCTCTCGATAGTCAAG cCTTAGAAGGAAAACTATACACACAGATAGCACGGATGATATCTGTGTGTGCAATACATGGAGGTGTGGCACCAAATTTCTTCTCGGAGAGGTTGTTTAATCAGGTGTGTGATAAACCCACTGCCCGTGCAACATTGGATGAAGTGAGTGATGTCACATTCAAAGAAAAACTACTAAAA ATTAAAGAAGCAAGAACTGTTGaagatgcaaaagctgcaatAGAGGAGGCAGAGGACAGCCTGGCTATTGTTGGGTCTTGCAGAATCATCACAACACTGAAGCAGAGGGATGCCCTTGTGCAATCTGCTGTCAATTTCTTTGTTGAGGGCAGATTAAATGTTGCATTGCAACA GTTTGTGGAGGGCTTCACCACACTTGGACTCCTCAAAGAGATGAGAGCACACCCAGATCTGTTCCATAGCATGTTTGTGAAGGATGTGAGGCCTTTGAAGGCTAGCGACCTCTCAACACTTTTCCAAGTCAGCTTTTCAGCATCAGGGACACACAAAAGAGAGCTAGAAAACCAGACCGTATGCTACTGGCGAGACTGGCTAATTGATGTTGAAGGTACAATAATTTAA